In Streptomyces sclerotialus, one genomic interval encodes:
- a CDS encoding TetR/AcrR family transcriptional regulator: MARREQSAPASRRSPEPPEPPARGHRPWATRTARDRSDTPVRHRLLDAAEAVFARRGYGPATIADIAAEAQLSRAGFYVYFASKEEVFRVLAVRVRDAFLAAQEVPDTDPDDVRAVAHDSTAAFIAAYAGHLPLLRLIEQQAQGDRELRELWQEISERPTRRTARYIRRLAAAGALAPVADALAVARAVGGMSVRFARVVAEDPDAYEAAVRDVTAMYLHLLGVPGPAPQPRTAPPHEGHQAIPEE; encoded by the coding sequence GTGGCACGCAGAGAGCAGTCCGCACCCGCCTCCCGACGGTCGCCGGAGCCTCCGGAGCCGCCCGCGCGCGGCCACCGGCCCTGGGCGACCCGTACCGCCCGCGACCGCAGCGACACGCCCGTACGGCACCGGCTGCTGGACGCCGCCGAAGCGGTCTTCGCGCGCCGCGGCTACGGGCCCGCGACCATCGCCGACATCGCCGCCGAGGCGCAGCTGTCCCGGGCGGGCTTCTACGTCTACTTCGCCTCCAAGGAAGAGGTCTTCCGGGTGCTCGCCGTGCGGGTACGGGACGCCTTCCTCGCCGCGCAGGAGGTGCCGGACACCGACCCGGACGACGTCCGCGCGGTCGCACACGACTCCACCGCCGCCTTCATCGCGGCGTACGCCGGTCATCTGCCGCTGCTCCGGCTGATCGAGCAGCAGGCGCAAGGGGACCGGGAGCTGCGCGAGTTGTGGCAGGAGATCAGCGAGCGGCCCACCCGCCGTACGGCGCGCTACATCCGGCGGCTGGCCGCGGCGGGTGCACTGGCGCCCGTGGCCGACGCGCTGGCGGTGGCCCGCGCGGTGGGCGGGATGAGCGTCCGGTTCGCCCGGGTGGTCGCCGAGGACCCGGACGCGTACGAGGCCGCCGTACGGGACGTCACCGCGATGTACCTGCACCTGCTCGGCGTACCGGGACCGGCGCCGCAGCCCCGCACCGCACCGCCGCACGAGGGACACCAGGCGATACCGGAGGAGTAG
- a CDS encoding putative leader peptide yields MPGMTAAADLLVGRLHVDLCRQASANCRV; encoded by the coding sequence ATGCCAGGCATGACTGCTGCTGCCGACCTCCTCGTGGGACGCCTCCACGTCGATCTGTGTCGTCAGGCCAGCGCCAACTGTCGCGTCTGA
- a CDS encoding MFS transporter: MSPASAPSQAPPHPDEVQEAAPAARLRTVVLASLLGTTVEWYDFFLYATAAGLVFDKLFFPVANGTVGTMLSFATFAVGFVARPVGGLLFGHIGDRIGRKRTLAFTMGLMGVSTALIGLLPTYQQVGILAPALLLILRVAQGVALGGEWAGAVLLAVEYGPEGRKGRFGSYPQIGLALGLALGTGVFALLDDVLSDDAFLGYGWRIAFLVSLVLVGVGLAVRLKIDETPAFRAVRRLQELPRSAPLVELVREKAARRHVVLGMLARWGEGAAFNTWGVFAITYATGTLALDRTAVLLAVTAAALVMAALIPVSGAAVDRLGARRVYLVGMGAFAVSVFPAFWLFGTGGAWAFAVALLLTLGLVHASFYGAQGTLFAALFATPVRYTGMSFVYQMSGIFASGITPLIMTALLALGSGTPWLACGYLALTGLVSMWATGRLREGELHIPTGRALTGR; this comes from the coding sequence GTGAGCCCCGCGTCCGCGCCCTCGCAGGCGCCACCGCATCCGGACGAGGTTCAGGAGGCGGCCCCGGCCGCACGGCTGCGGACGGTGGTGCTCGCGAGCCTGCTGGGCACCACCGTCGAGTGGTACGACTTCTTCCTGTACGCCACGGCCGCCGGGCTGGTCTTCGACAAGCTGTTCTTCCCCGTGGCGAACGGCACGGTCGGCACGATGCTGTCCTTCGCCACGTTCGCCGTGGGCTTCGTCGCCCGCCCCGTGGGCGGCCTGCTCTTCGGGCACATCGGCGACCGGATCGGCCGCAAGCGGACCCTCGCCTTCACGATGGGGCTGATGGGTGTCTCCACCGCGCTCATCGGCCTGCTGCCCACGTACCAGCAGGTCGGCATCCTTGCGCCCGCGCTGCTCCTGATCCTCCGTGTCGCGCAGGGCGTGGCGCTGGGCGGCGAGTGGGCGGGGGCCGTGCTGCTGGCCGTGGAGTACGGGCCCGAGGGCCGTAAGGGCAGGTTCGGCAGCTATCCGCAGATCGGGCTGGCGCTCGGACTCGCCCTGGGCACCGGGGTGTTCGCGCTCCTCGACGACGTGCTCAGCGATGACGCGTTCCTCGGTTACGGCTGGCGGATCGCGTTCCTGGTCAGCCTGGTGCTGGTCGGGGTCGGCCTGGCCGTCCGGCTGAAGATCGACGAGACGCCGGCCTTCCGCGCGGTGCGCCGCCTCCAGGAACTGCCGCGCTCGGCACCGCTGGTGGAACTGGTACGTGAGAAGGCCGCCCGCCGGCACGTGGTGCTCGGAATGCTGGCGCGATGGGGCGAGGGGGCCGCCTTCAACACCTGGGGCGTCTTCGCGATCACGTACGCGACGGGCACGCTGGCGCTCGACCGCACCGCGGTGCTGCTCGCGGTGACGGCCGCGGCCCTCGTGATGGCGGCGCTGATACCGGTGTCCGGTGCGGCGGTCGACCGCCTGGGCGCGCGCCGCGTCTACCTCGTCGGCATGGGCGCCTTCGCCGTCTCCGTCTTCCCCGCGTTCTGGCTCTTCGGTACGGGCGGCGCCTGGGCGTTCGCGGTGGCGCTGCTGCTCACCCTGGGGCTGGTGCACGCGTCGTTCTACGGGGCCCAAGGCACGCTGTTCGCCGCCCTGTTCGCCACTCCGGTGCGGTACACGGGGATGTCGTTCGTCTACCAGATGTCCGGCATCTTCGCCTCGGGGATCACGCCGCTGATCATGACGGCGCTGCTCGCGCTGGGCTCGGGCACGCCCTGGCTCGCCTGTGGTTACCTCGCCCTGACGGGCCTGGTGAGCATGTGGGCGACCGGCCGGCTGCGGGAGGGCGAGCTGCACATCCCGACCGGGCGGGCGCTCACCGGCCGCTGA
- a CDS encoding Lrp/AsnC family transcriptional regulator produces MAVDALDARILRLLLEQPRTSVREYARILGVARGTVQARLDRLERDGVITAYGPRLSPAALGHPVTAFAHIEVTQGHLEEVAALLAEVPQIIEAFSTTGGGDLLAKVVARDAAHLEDVIQRLINMPGVVRTRTEVALRERVPHRLLPLVEDVGGAAAAR; encoded by the coding sequence ATGGCCGTGGACGCACTCGACGCCCGGATCCTCCGGCTGCTGCTGGAGCAGCCGCGGACGAGCGTGCGCGAGTACGCGCGCATCCTCGGCGTGGCACGCGGCACGGTGCAGGCGCGCCTGGACCGGCTGGAGCGGGACGGCGTGATCACCGCGTACGGACCGCGGCTGTCCCCCGCGGCGCTCGGACACCCCGTGACCGCCTTCGCCCACATCGAGGTCACCCAGGGCCACCTGGAGGAGGTCGCGGCCCTGCTGGCCGAGGTGCCGCAGATCATCGAAGCCTTCTCGACGACGGGCGGCGGCGACCTGCTCGCCAAGGTGGTGGCGCGGGACGCGGCGCATCTGGAGGACGTGATCCAGCGGCTGATCAACATGCCGGGTGTGGTGCGGACCCGTACGGAGGTGGCGCTGCGCGAGCGCGTGCCGCACCGGCTGCTGCCGCTGGTCGAGGACGTCGGCGGAGCCGCGGCGGCGCGCTGA
- a CDS encoding LLM class flavin-dependent oxidoreductase: MSALTFHWFLPTTGDSRHIVGGGHGAQPGTAGGDRPASVEYLGQIARTAEQLGFVGALTPTGAWCEDAWLTTAMLTQVTERLKFLVAFRPGQISPTLSAQMAATYQRQSHGRLLLNVVTGGESAEQRAYGDFLGKDQRYARTGEFLDIVRRLWDGETVDHHGEHLRVEGAKLNRLPDPVPRVYFGGSSPAAGEVAARYTDVYLTWGEPPQQVKQKIDWIRSLAAAQGRDVRFGIRLHTISRDTSEQAWAEAERLLKGMDPERIKAVQQGLATSESEGQRRMRELHNSGSSDNLEIYPNLWAGVGLVRGGAGTALVGSHAEVANLIEEYARLGIEEFVLSGVPHLEEAYWFGEGVLPLLERRGLWQHPAGPRTTEAGIVPFAGR, translated from the coding sequence ATGTCTGCTCTGACGTTCCACTGGTTCCTGCCCACGACCGGTGACAGCCGGCACATCGTCGGCGGTGGCCACGGCGCACAGCCCGGTACCGCCGGCGGCGACCGGCCCGCCTCGGTCGAGTACCTCGGCCAGATCGCCCGTACCGCCGAACAGCTCGGCTTCGTAGGGGCGTTGACCCCGACGGGGGCCTGGTGCGAGGACGCCTGGCTGACCACGGCGATGCTCACCCAGGTCACCGAACGGCTGAAATTCCTGGTGGCCTTCCGGCCCGGCCAGATCAGTCCGACCCTGTCGGCGCAGATGGCGGCGACGTACCAGCGGCAGTCGCACGGCCGGCTGCTGCTCAACGTGGTGACCGGCGGCGAGTCGGCGGAGCAGCGCGCGTACGGTGACTTCCTCGGCAAGGACCAGCGGTACGCGCGCACCGGCGAGTTCCTGGACATCGTGCGGCGGCTGTGGGACGGGGAGACGGTCGACCACCACGGCGAGCACCTGCGGGTGGAGGGCGCGAAGCTGAACCGGCTGCCCGACCCCGTGCCGCGGGTCTACTTCGGCGGTTCCTCGCCCGCGGCCGGCGAGGTGGCCGCACGGTACACCGATGTGTATCTGACCTGGGGCGAGCCGCCGCAGCAGGTGAAGCAGAAGATCGACTGGATCCGCTCGCTGGCCGCCGCGCAGGGCCGCGACGTACGGTTCGGCATCCGGCTGCACACCATCAGCCGGGACACCTCGGAGCAGGCGTGGGCCGAGGCCGAGCGGCTGCTGAAGGGCATGGACCCGGAGCGCATCAAGGCGGTGCAGCAGGGCCTGGCGACCAGCGAGTCCGAGGGCCAGCGCCGGATGCGCGAGCTGCACAACAGCGGGTCGAGCGACAACCTGGAGATCTACCCCAACCTGTGGGCCGGTGTCGGGCTGGTACGCGGCGGCGCCGGTACGGCGCTGGTGGGCAGCCACGCCGAGGTCGCGAACCTCATCGAGGAGTACGCCCGGCTGGGCATCGAGGAGTTCGTCCTCTCCGGGGTGCCGCACCTGGAGGAGGCGTACTGGTTCGGTGAAGGCGTGCTGCCGCTGCTGGAGCGGCGCGGCCTGTGGCAGCACCCGGCCGGGCCGCGCACCACCGAGGCGGGCATCGTCCCGTTCGCCGGCCGGTGA
- a CDS encoding Pycsar system effector family protein: MTGTEARPPSAARASVPVLTRELIAQNHTEIGRADGKASVLLATGGSLLGLLLMRRPAGTSWTVPLWWAAVIGATGALLLLLMALVPRRGATLRGSAQVLAYYEDVVRAESRAELSVALRLDGQDPQARLSRALTGTSRIAHVKNMYVRWAVLLLFPAVTAMLLALAPG; encoded by the coding sequence ATGACGGGGACGGAGGCCCGGCCTCCGTCCGCGGCCCGGGCGAGCGTACCGGTGCTGACACGGGAACTGATCGCCCAGAACCACACCGAGATAGGCCGCGCCGACGGCAAGGCGTCCGTCCTGCTCGCGACCGGTGGCTCCTTGCTCGGTCTGCTCCTCATGCGTCGGCCGGCGGGCACCTCGTGGACCGTCCCGCTGTGGTGGGCGGCGGTCATCGGCGCGACCGGTGCGCTGCTGCTGCTCCTGATGGCCCTGGTGCCACGCCGGGGGGCCACGTTGCGCGGCAGTGCACAGGTGCTGGCGTACTACGAGGACGTGGTCCGGGCCGAGAGCAGGGCCGAGCTGTCGGTGGCGCTGCGGCTCGACGGACAGGACCCGCAAGCACGGTTGTCCCGTGCGCTGACGGGCACCAGCCGGATCGCGCACGTCAAGAACATGTATGTGCGCTGGGCCGTGCTGTTGCTCTTCCCGGCGGTCACCGCCATGCTGCTGGCACTCGCACCCGGCTGA
- a CDS encoding AMP-binding protein: MSRATRIEHYLTDLRTRQDRARRGRQADTVRLRAGERTVPGYVHHWAATAPDRPALVFEGHETTYRELDEASDRLAGWLAAQGVRPGDRVGVHLPNCPQFLVAMLAVLRLGAVHVPVNPMFKAAELRHELTDAGTRLVISRTELAPAIEEIRADTPVRDVLLADTGEWDDALAHAPYGRIADDLDALAALNYTGGTTGMPKGCEHTQRHMVYTATAIDSGRAPDLVPEGIVSLCYLPVFWIAGENLGILAPLVSGGTSVLLPRWDPAAVLDGLARYRVATMAGTVENYLELLDRPDLPDRDLSAFTAPLTVSFVRKLTPEVRERWRRAVGDHSVLREASYGMTETHTSDTSTLGFQDGDRDLLGEPTFCGLPVPGTDVMVVDFATGEPLPLGERGEIVVRGPSVLTRYWRAPAATEAALREGWLHTGDIGSLDEDGCLHYLGRDKDMIKVNGMSVFPTEVETLLGRHPDVLAAAVVAVPDERRGQRPYAYVRTVPGSTLTAEALGEWAGASMAAYKLPAIELTDELPLTATGKIRKTELTARARRTRPAR; encoded by the coding sequence GTGAGCCGCGCGACGCGTATCGAGCACTACCTGACCGATCTCCGTACCCGACAGGACCGGGCCCGCCGCGGCCGGCAGGCGGACACCGTCCGGCTGCGGGCGGGCGAGCGGACCGTGCCCGGCTATGTGCACCACTGGGCGGCCACGGCGCCCGACCGTCCGGCCCTGGTCTTCGAAGGGCACGAGACGACCTACCGGGAGCTGGACGAGGCGTCCGACCGGCTGGCGGGGTGGCTGGCCGCGCAGGGGGTGCGGCCCGGCGACCGGGTCGGTGTCCACCTCCCCAACTGCCCGCAGTTCCTCGTCGCGATGCTGGCGGTGCTCCGCCTGGGCGCGGTCCACGTACCGGTCAACCCCATGTTCAAGGCGGCCGAACTCCGCCACGAACTGACCGACGCAGGCACCCGCCTGGTCATCTCCCGTACCGAACTGGCCCCGGCCATCGAGGAGATACGCGCGGACACGCCCGTACGGGACGTCCTGCTCGCCGACACCGGTGAGTGGGACGACGCCCTCGCGCACGCTCCGTACGGCCGGATCGCCGACGACCTCGACGCGCTCGCCGCACTCAACTACACGGGCGGCACCACCGGTATGCCCAAGGGCTGCGAACACACTCAGCGGCACATGGTCTACACGGCCACCGCCATCGACTCGGGGCGCGCCCCCGACCTGGTGCCCGAAGGCATCGTCTCCCTCTGCTACCTGCCCGTCTTCTGGATCGCGGGCGAGAACCTCGGCATCCTCGCGCCGCTGGTCTCCGGCGGTACGAGTGTGCTGCTGCCGCGCTGGGACCCGGCCGCGGTCCTCGACGGGCTGGCGCGGTACCGCGTCGCGACCATGGCCGGCACGGTCGAGAACTACCTCGAACTGCTGGACCGCCCGGACCTCCCGGATCGCGACCTGTCCGCCTTCACCGCGCCGCTCACCGTCTCCTTCGTCCGCAAGCTCACTCCCGAGGTGCGCGAGCGCTGGCGCCGCGCCGTGGGGGACCACAGCGTGCTGCGCGAGGCGTCGTACGGCATGACCGAGACCCACACCAGCGACACCTCCACCCTCGGCTTCCAGGACGGCGACCGCGACCTGCTGGGCGAGCCCACCTTCTGCGGGCTGCCGGTGCCCGGCACGGACGTCATGGTCGTGGACTTCGCGACCGGGGAGCCGCTGCCGCTCGGCGAGCGCGGCGAGATCGTCGTCCGCGGCCCGTCCGTCCTGACCCGCTACTGGCGCGCCCCCGCGGCCACCGAGGCGGCGCTGCGCGAGGGCTGGCTGCACACCGGCGACATCGGCTCCCTCGACGAGGACGGCTGTCTGCACTACCTCGGCCGCGACAAGGACATGATCAAGGTCAACGGCATGAGCGTCTTCCCGACGGAGGTCGAGACGCTGCTCGGGCGCCATCCGGACGTGCTGGCCGCCGCCGTGGTGGCCGTGCCGGACGAGCGGCGCGGCCAGCGCCCGTACGCGTACGTGCGGACCGTCCCCGGCAGCACGCTCACCGCCGAGGCGCTGGGGGAGTGGGCAGGCGCCTCGATGGCCGCCTACAAGCTCCCCGCCATCGAGCTCACGGACGAGCTGCCGCTCACCGCCACCGGGAAGATCAGGAAGACGGAGCTGACCGCGCGAGCCAGGCGTACGCGGCCTGCGCGGTGA
- a CDS encoding carboxyl transferase domain-containing protein, protein MGSAAVLVANRGEIAVRVVRAAAGAGLRSVAVYAEDDAAAPHVRLADEARPLPGTGPAAYLDATALLSAARDTDCAYVHPGYGFLSEDAGFARACAQAGVTFVGPSPDVLGLFGDKARARTLAQSLDVPVLPGTTGPTTLDEAHAFLAEGPGAGGPVMVKALGGGGGRGMRAARDATELAEVWERCRSEAAAGFGRGDLYVERLLTGARHIEVQVVGDATGTVTHVWERDCSAQRRHQKLIEIAPAPALPASVRDRLLDCALRMAREVGYTGVGTFEYLVRGEEFHFMEANPRLQVEHTVTEEVTGIDLVDVQLRLAAGATLADLGLADGPPAPRGFAVQARVNAEVTAKDGTVRGAAGTLTRFEVPTGPGVRVDTGAHGGLTVGARYDPLLAKVVTRVPAPDFAAACERARQALAEFTVEGVRTGIPLLRAVLGHPAFQAGGVHTSWVTDHLHELLTEPDETPPAADTDEGTVTAPMAATVVSVDVAPGDTVRAGQQLLVLEAMKMEHVLTAPTAGTVRSVRAAVGDTTAEGRPLVALEPADGGTADETAATEADPDTIRPDLAEALARHAAGLDAQRPEAVAKRHTLGRRTARENIADLCDEGSFTEFGALAIAAQRRRRSLDDLIAATPADGMVTGTGTVDGAPCVAMSYDYTVLAGTQGHNNHRKTDRLLSVAEQRRLPVVLFAEGGGGRPGDTDTASVAGLDIMTFHQMGRLSGLVPLVGIASGRCFAGNAALLGCCDVVIATPEASIGMGGPAMIEGGGLGSYAPEEVGPLSVQVPNGVVDIPVADEPEAVRTAKRYLSYFRGPTDDWESPDPRLLRHAIPANRRRAYPIRRVIDGLADTASVLELRAGFGTGVVTALVRIAGRPMGLLANNPHHLGGAIDRDAADKAARFLQLCDAFGLPVLALCDTPGFMVGPDAERTATVRHFSRLFVTGANLRVPVVSLILRKAYGLGAMAMMGGSTRAPLATAAWPTGELGGMGLEGAVRLGYRKELAAISDPEERQHAFESRVAELYEHGKAVNAAAALEIDAVIDPATSRDWITSALAGYRTDELGAGGRGFVDTW, encoded by the coding sequence ATGGGGTCAGCTGCCGTGCTCGTCGCCAATCGCGGGGAGATCGCCGTCCGGGTGGTGCGGGCCGCCGCCGGGGCCGGACTGCGCAGCGTCGCGGTGTACGCCGAGGACGATGCGGCGGCCCCGCACGTCCGGCTCGCCGACGAGGCGCGCCCGCTGCCCGGCACGGGGCCCGCCGCCTACCTCGACGCGACGGCCCTGCTGTCCGCCGCGCGGGACACCGACTGCGCGTACGTGCACCCCGGTTACGGGTTCCTGAGCGAGGACGCCGGCTTCGCACGGGCCTGCGCGCAGGCGGGCGTCACCTTCGTCGGCCCCTCCCCCGACGTGCTCGGCCTCTTCGGCGACAAGGCACGCGCCCGCACCCTGGCCCAGTCCCTGGACGTACCCGTCCTGCCGGGCACCACCGGCCCCACCACCCTCGACGAGGCCCACGCATTCCTGGCCGAAGGGCCGGGCGCCGGCGGCCCGGTGATGGTCAAGGCGCTCGGCGGGGGCGGCGGCCGGGGCATGCGCGCGGCGCGGGACGCCACCGAACTCGCCGAGGTGTGGGAACGCTGCCGCTCGGAGGCCGCAGCGGGCTTCGGCCGCGGTGACCTGTACGTCGAGCGGCTGCTGACCGGCGCACGGCACATCGAGGTACAGGTCGTCGGCGACGCCACGGGCACGGTCACCCACGTGTGGGAACGGGACTGCTCGGCCCAGCGCCGCCACCAGAAACTCATCGAGATCGCGCCCGCGCCCGCACTCCCGGCGAGCGTCCGCGACCGCCTCCTGGACTGCGCCCTCCGCATGGCCCGCGAAGTGGGGTACACGGGCGTCGGCACCTTCGAATACCTCGTACGTGGCGAGGAGTTCCACTTCATGGAGGCCAACCCACGCCTCCAGGTCGAGCACACCGTCACCGAAGAAGTGACGGGCATCGACCTCGTCGACGTACAGCTGCGGCTGGCGGCGGGCGCCACGCTGGCGGACCTGGGACTGGCCGACGGCCCGCCCGCACCGCGCGGCTTCGCCGTACAGGCGCGGGTGAACGCCGAGGTGACGGCCAAGGACGGTACGGTACGCGGCGCGGCCGGCACGCTCACCCGCTTCGAAGTACCGACCGGTCCCGGCGTCCGGGTGGACACCGGAGCGCACGGCGGCCTCACCGTCGGCGCGCGCTACGACCCACTGCTGGCGAAGGTGGTCACGCGTGTCCCGGCACCGGACTTCGCGGCGGCCTGCGAACGGGCCCGGCAGGCCCTCGCCGAATTCACGGTGGAGGGCGTACGGACGGGCATACCACTGCTGCGTGCCGTCCTCGGCCATCCCGCGTTCCAGGCGGGCGGCGTCCATACCTCATGGGTGACCGATCACCTGCACGAACTGCTCACCGAGCCCGACGAAACGCCGCCGGCAGCGGACACCGACGAGGGCACGGTCACCGCCCCCATGGCCGCCACCGTCGTCAGCGTCGACGTGGCCCCGGGCGACACCGTACGGGCGGGCCAACAGCTCCTCGTCCTCGAAGCGATGAAGATGGAGCACGTACTGACCGCACCGACCGCGGGCACCGTGCGCTCCGTCCGTGCGGCGGTCGGTGACACCACCGCCGAAGGCCGGCCCCTGGTGGCCCTGGAACCGGCCGACGGCGGCACGGCCGACGAGACCGCGGCCACGGAAGCGGACCCGGACACCATCCGCCCTGACCTGGCCGAGGCGCTGGCACGGCACGCGGCCGGACTGGACGCACAGCGCCCGGAGGCGGTCGCCAAGCGGCACACGCTCGGCCGCCGGACGGCCCGCGAGAACATCGCCGACCTGTGCGACGAGGGCAGCTTCACGGAGTTCGGCGCGCTGGCCATCGCCGCGCAGCGCCGCCGCCGGTCCCTCGACGACCTGATCGCCGCCACCCCGGCCGACGGCATGGTCACCGGTACCGGAACGGTCGACGGCGCGCCGTGCGTGGCGATGTCGTACGACTACACGGTGCTGGCGGGCACCCAGGGCCACAACAACCACCGCAAGACCGACCGCCTGCTGTCCGTGGCCGAACAACGCCGCCTCCCCGTCGTCCTCTTCGCGGAGGGCGGCGGCGGCCGCCCCGGCGACACCGACACGGCATCCGTCGCCGGCCTCGACATCATGACGTTCCACCAGATGGGCCGCCTGAGCGGGCTGGTCCCCCTCGTCGGCATCGCGTCCGGCCGCTGCTTCGCGGGCAACGCGGCACTCCTGGGCTGCTGCGACGTGGTGATCGCGACACCCGAGGCATCGATCGGCATGGGCGGCCCGGCAATGATCGAGGGCGGCGGCCTCGGCTCGTACGCCCCCGAGGAGGTCGGCCCCCTCTCCGTCCAAGTCCCGAACGGCGTGGTCGACATCCCCGTGGCCGACGAACCCGAGGCGGTCCGCACCGCCAAACGCTACCTCTCCTACTTCCGCGGCCCCACCGACGACTGGGAGTCCCCCGACCCCCGCCTGCTCCGCCACGCGATCCCGGCGAACCGCCGCCGGGCGTACCCCATCCGCCGAGTGATCGACGGCCTGGCCGACACCGCTTCCGTCCTCGAACTTCGCGCCGGCTTCGGCACCGGCGTGGTGACCGCCCTGGTCCGCATCGCCGGCCGCCCGATGGGCCTCCTGGCCAACAACCCCCACCATCTCGGCGGCGCCATCGACCGCGACGCCGCCGACAAGGCCGCCCGCTTCCTCCAGCTCTGCGACGCCTTCGGCCTGCCGGTCCTGGCCCTCTGCGACACCCCCGGCTTCATGGTCGGCCCCGACGCCGAACGGACCGCGACCGTACGCCACTTCTCCCGCCTCTTCGTCACCGGCGCCAACCTCCGCGTCCCCGTCGTCTCCCTCATCCTGCGCAAGGCGTACGGCCTCGGCGCGATGGCCATGATGGGCGGCTCCACCCGCGCCCCCTTGGCCACCGCCGCCTGGCCGACCGGCGAACTGGGCGGCATGGGCCTGGAGGGCGCGGTCCGCCTGGGCTACCGCAAGGAACTCGCAGCCATCTCCGACCCGGAGGAGCGACAGCACGCCTTCGAGTCCCGCGTCGCCGAACTCTACGAACACGGCAAGGCGGTGAACGCGGCGGCAGCACTGGAGATCGACGCAGTCATCGACCCGGCCACCTCCCGCGACTGGATCACATCGGCTCTGGCTGGGTACCGGACGGATGAACTGGGGGCGGGCGGGCGGGGGTTCGTGGATACGTGGTGA
- a CDS encoding Fur family transcriptional regulator: MTGTGPSPTRNTPQRAAVLRALGSCPDFVSAQMLHARLVTADCAVGLTTVYRALRQLQAAGRVDVVRDETGERLYRRRGAQGHQHYLLCRRCGRSRPVDAGVVERWAEQVAETSGYAEVEHTVELTGVCGRCRATAR, encoded by the coding sequence ATGACCGGTACCGGACCTTCGCCGACGCGGAACACCCCGCAGCGGGCCGCGGTGCTACGGGCACTCGGCAGCTGCCCGGACTTCGTCTCGGCCCAGATGCTGCACGCCCGCCTGGTCACCGCGGACTGCGCGGTGGGCCTCACCACGGTCTACCGCGCGCTCCGTCAGCTCCAGGCCGCCGGCCGGGTCGACGTCGTACGCGACGAGACCGGCGAGCGGCTCTACCGCAGACGGGGCGCGCAGGGGCACCAGCACTACCTCCTGTGCCGCAGGTGCGGACGCAGCCGGCCGGTCGACGCGGGCGTGGTCGAGCGGTGGGCCGAACAGGTCGCGGAGACCAGTGGGTACGCCGAGGTGGAACACACCGTCGAACTCACCGGCGTCTGCGGCCGCTGCCGGGCCACCGCCCGCTGA
- a CDS encoding HAD family hydrolase: MSTDPSRTPVVFDLDGTLVDSEPNYYEAGRRLLARYGVTDFTWEHHTRFIGIGTRETLEILKKEYGIEAPVSELLAGKNEIYLELAGARTEVFPEMRAFVEQLHAAGHPVAVASGSSRAAIDAVLKGTDLDAWLGTRVSAEEVGRGKPEPDVFLEAARRLGVAPESCVVLEDAPPGAEAARRAGMRCIAIPYVAGTAADPAFEAAGLLFKGGQREFTAQAAYAWLARSAPSS; encoded by the coding sequence ATGAGCACCGACCCCTCCCGCACCCCTGTCGTCTTCGACCTCGACGGCACCCTCGTCGACAGCGAGCCCAACTACTACGAGGCCGGGCGCCGGCTGCTGGCCCGGTACGGAGTCACCGACTTCACCTGGGAGCACCACACGCGGTTCATCGGTATCGGGACGCGCGAGACGCTGGAGATCCTCAAGAAGGAGTACGGGATCGAGGCGCCCGTGAGCGAGCTGCTGGCCGGGAAGAACGAGATCTACCTGGAGCTGGCCGGGGCGCGGACCGAGGTCTTCCCGGAGATGCGGGCTTTCGTGGAGCAGCTGCACGCGGCGGGGCACCCGGTCGCGGTGGCGTCCGGCTCGTCCCGGGCCGCGATCGACGCCGTGCTGAAGGGCACGGACCTGGACGCCTGGCTCGGCACCCGGGTGTCGGCCGAGGAGGTGGGGCGCGGCAAGCCCGAGCCCGACGTCTTCCTGGAGGCGGCCCGGCGGCTGGGCGTGGCGCCGGAGAGCTGCGTCGTACTGGAGGACGCCCCGCCCGGGGCCGAGGCCGCGCGCCGGGCCGGTATGCGCTGCATCGCGATCCCGTACGTGGCGGGGACCGCGGCGGACCCGGCGTTCGAGGCCGCCGGGCTCCTCTTCAAGGGCGGTCAGCGGGAGTTCACCGCGCAGGCCGCGTACGCCTGGCTCGCGCGGTCAGCTCCGTCTTCCTGA